The following are from one region of the Cloacibacillus sp. genome:
- a CDS encoding glutamine synthetase beta-grasp domain-containing protein, which produces MQLEKFNGHIEEADFLNLMMIDIAGNIRSVALPRGYVSEKILAEGIGFDASNYGYAKVNNSDMVAIPDMSTAFFERRDDYKMLHVLCDVVSTERETFDQYPRNVIKNAQNFLRERGIADTAKVLVELEYYVFEEAEYRSTVNEVFYRVKSSEGLGDDFSSKPRVGLHGAYHRMPPEDSYMDFRNETVALMETLGIPVKYHHHEVAVSQLEIELDFMDMARAADLVSLAKWIVKQVASEWGLAVTFMPKPMYKMAGNGMHVHQFLEKDGKSIFPGNALFNLSPEGLSYIAGMLSHSLTGSLLAFGCPSTNSYRRLVHGYEAPVSATFAKGSRAAAVRIPGYVKKEETRVEYRTGDASCNLYFFLAAMVLAGADGIVRGLDPVALGYQSQDSKEELTFPLNLNAVLDGLEKDKEYLAPAFPEKLIELWTKAKRAEAEYVYNAPTVQEYELYF; this is translated from the coding sequence ATGCAGTTGGAAAAGTTCAACGGGCACATTGAAGAGGCTGATTTTCTTAACCTTATGATGATCGACATCGCGGGCAACATCAGGAGCGTCGCGCTGCCGCGCGGATATGTGAGCGAGAAGATACTTGCGGAGGGCATCGGTTTTGACGCCTCCAATTACGGCTACGCGAAGGTCAACAACTCCGACATGGTGGCTATACCCGATATGTCTACGGCCTTCTTTGAGAGGCGCGACGATTACAAGATGCTGCACGTGCTCTGCGACGTCGTTTCTACGGAGCGCGAGACGTTCGACCAGTATCCGCGCAACGTCATCAAAAACGCGCAGAATTTCCTGCGCGAGCGCGGCATCGCCGACACAGCTAAGGTGCTGGTGGAGCTTGAGTATTACGTCTTTGAAGAGGCGGAGTACCGCAGCACTGTGAACGAAGTCTTTTACCGCGTAAAGTCATCCGAGGGGCTTGGAGACGATTTCAGCTCAAAGCCGCGCGTAGGTCTGCACGGCGCATACCACAGAATGCCGCCCGAAGACAGCTATATGGATTTCCGCAATGAAACGGTCGCTTTGATGGAGACGCTTGGCATCCCCGTGAAGTACCATCATCACGAGGTCGCCGTCTCCCAGCTTGAGATAGAGCTTGACTTTATGGATATGGCGCGCGCGGCGGACCTGGTCTCGCTTGCGAAGTGGATAGTGAAGCAGGTCGCCTCTGAATGGGGCCTCGCCGTCACCTTCATGCCGAAGCCGATGTACAAGATGGCGGGCAACGGTATGCACGTTCATCAGTTCCTTGAAAAAGACGGAAAATCCATCTTCCCGGGGAACGCGCTCTTCAACCTTTCACCGGAAGGGCTTTCCTACATCGCGGGAATGCTCTCACACAGCCTTACCGGAAGCCTTCTCGCCTTCGGCTGCCCCAGCACGAACAGCTACCGCAGGCTCGTGCACGGCTATGAAGCGCCTGTGTCGGCCACCTTTGCTAAGGGGTCGCGCGCGGCTGCCGTTCGCATCCCCGGTTATGTGAAAAAAGAAGAGACTCGCGTCGAATACCGCACGGGAGACGCCTCCTGCAACCTTTACTTCTTCCTCGCGGCGATGGTGCTTGCCGGCGCGGACGGCATCGTGCGCGGACTTGACCCAGTGGCGCTCGGCTACCAGTCGCAGGATTCAAAGGAGGAGCTGACCTTCCCGCTGAACCTGAACGCGGTGCTCGACGGCCTTGAAAAGGACAAAGAATACCTCGCGCCCGCGTTCCCGGAGAAGCTCATCGAGCTTTGGACGAAGGCAAAGCGCGCGGAGGCAGAATACGTCTACAACGCGCCGACGGTGCAGGAGTACGAGCTTTATTTCTAA
- a CDS encoding succinylglutamate desuccinylase/aspartoacylase family protein: MGGKKTEILRYTTDDGNTIELPAALIIGDTEGPEGVITAGIHGKEYCSIYSALKLFCELSPADIRGSLKIITICDTASFESGEGCLSPIDSLNLDRCFPGKLKGSYSEVLAARIFDEIKGADFHIDIHTGCSEEQTDSFAIYHRGRNPERNDKSHEIAYYAGQPNIVITEAEGRWADAGTCYSNTYEKIGIPSALLVYGLQGTNEAECIERSSQSISNVLRRFGLLKGPVKPVGRPQIFESMQEVHAKNKGLLYRSVSVGENVRRGQLIGVLADYFGKPVEKILSPLNGKVLFMTKNPAVLEDGFIAAIGIGK; the protein is encoded by the coding sequence ATGGGCGGTAAGAAAACAGAGATACTGCGCTACACCACTGACGACGGGAACACTATTGAACTGCCGGCGGCTCTCATCATCGGCGACACCGAGGGGCCGGAGGGCGTCATCACGGCCGGCATCCACGGCAAGGAATACTGCAGCATCTACTCCGCGCTGAAGCTCTTCTGCGAGCTTTCTCCCGCGGACATTCGCGGCAGCCTAAAAATAATCACCATCTGCGACACAGCCTCATTTGAAAGCGGAGAGGGCTGCCTCTCGCCGATAGATTCACTCAACCTCGACCGCTGCTTTCCAGGAAAACTCAAAGGCAGCTACAGCGAAGTTCTCGCCGCGCGCATCTTTGACGAGATAAAGGGCGCGGACTTTCATATAGACATCCACACCGGCTGCTCCGAGGAACAGACGGACTCGTTTGCCATCTACCACAGGGGCCGCAACCCGGAACGCAACGACAAATCTCACGAAATAGCCTACTACGCGGGCCAGCCGAACATCGTCATCACGGAGGCGGAAGGCCGCTGGGCGGACGCCGGCACCTGCTATTCCAACACATACGAAAAAATAGGCATCCCCTCCGCGCTGCTTGTATACGGGCTTCAGGGCACGAACGAAGCCGAGTGCATCGAACGCAGCTCCCAGAGCATCTCAAACGTGCTGCGCCGCTTCGGCCTCCTAAAGGGCCCAGTGAAGCCGGTAGGCCGTCCGCAGATATTTGAAAGTATGCAGGAGGTCCACGCGAAGAACAAAGGACTCCTCTACCGCAGCGTAAGCGTCGGCGAAAACGTCCGCCGGGGCCAGCTGATAGGCGTGCTTGCCGACTACTTCGGAAAGCCTGTGGAAAAAATACTTTCTCCCCTAAACGGCAAAGTGCTCTTTATGACAAAAAACCCCGCCGTGCTGGAAGACGGCTTCATAGCCGCAATAGGCATAGGAAAATAA
- a CDS encoding methylated-DNA--[protein]-cysteine S-methyltransferase — MKIFCQVKYSLIGKVFVGEEEGAITDLHFERSRDFDAQRAVFGSTPLLAEAERQLEDYFAGRRRAFCLPLAPRGTDFQMRCWEALRAIPYGSTESYGDIARKVGSPKACRAVGMANNRNPIAIIIPCHRVIGSDGSLVGFGGGLEIKRALLALEAGAVFSDEFKPAP; from the coding sequence GTGAAAATATTCTGCCAGGTGAAATATTCTCTTATAGGAAAAGTGTTTGTAGGCGAGGAGGAGGGCGCGATAACCGATCTGCATTTTGAACGCAGCCGCGACTTTGACGCACAGCGCGCCGTTTTTGGAAGCACGCCGCTGCTTGCTGAGGCAGAGCGCCAGCTTGAAGATTACTTTGCCGGAAGGCGCCGCGCCTTTTGCCTGCCTCTTGCGCCGCGCGGCACGGACTTTCAGATGCGCTGCTGGGAGGCGCTGCGCGCCATACCTTACGGCTCTACGGAAAGCTACGGCGACATTGCGCGCAAGGTGGGCTCACCGAAGGCCTGTCGTGCCGTCGGCATGGCCAACAACCGCAACCCGATAGCGATAATCATCCCGTGCCACCGCGTCATCGGATCGGACGGCTCGCTTGTGGGCTTCGGCGGCGGCCTTGAGATAAAGCGCGCGCTGCTTGCGCTGGAGGCTGGGGCCGTCTTTTCTGACGAGTTCAAGCCGGCCCCTTAA